Proteins from one Scyliorhinus canicula chromosome 6, sScyCan1.1, whole genome shotgun sequence genomic window:
- the LOC119967327 gene encoding gap junction Cx32.7 protein-like, whose product MGDWTFLGRLLDKVQSQSTVIGKIWLTTLFVFRILLLGAGAEKVWGDEQSGFVCNTRQPGCENVCYDKAFPISHIRFWVLQIIFVSTPTLLYLGHALHIIHMEGKRETNGSEIIFRKAKKTKYIITRGKVKIQGILLFTYILQVLCKIIFEVAFIMGQWYLFGFSLGPIYVCDRYPCPHKVDCFISRPTEKTIFILFMLAVSGLSLVLNLIEIIYLVFKQITFSTRKKYRYQINPGTVFDKSVQSDDVSPSGSKSEFLKGEEQSSSQDPNSQNKFNYNFEKSIEKPKNDQEKTSKEE is encoded by the coding sequence ATGGGAGACTGGACATTTCTTGGAAGACTCCTGGATAAAGTTCAGTCACAGTCTACAGTGATTGGGAAAATCTGGCTCACTACATTGTTTGTGTTCAGGATCTTACTGCTTGGGgctggtgcagagaaggtttgggGTGATGAACAGTCTGGCTTTGTTTGCAACACTCGCCAACCTGGCTGTGAAAATGTCTGTTATGATAAAGCTTTTCCCATCTCTCACATTCGCTTTTGGGTTCTTCAAATCATTTTTGTCTCAACCCCAACCTTGTTATATCTTGGACATGCTTTACACATAATCCACATGGAGGGCAAAAGAGAAACCAATGGAAGTGAAATCATATTCAGAAAGGCCAAGAAGACAAAGTACATTATAACTCGTGGGAAAGTAAAGATACAAGGAATCCTATTATTCACCTACATACTCCAAGTTTTGTGTAAAATTATATTTGAAGTTGCTTTTATTATGGGTCAATGGTATTTGTTTGGATTTTCTTTGGGTCCCATTTATGTATGTGACAGATATCCCTGTCCACATAAGGTAGATTGCTTTATTTCACGCCCAACAGAAAAGACCATCTTCATTCTTTTCATGTTGGCTGTGAGTGGTCTGTCACTTGTTCTAAATTTGATTGAAATAATTTACCTAGTTTTCAAGCAAATAACTTTTTCCACACGCAAGAAATATCGCTATCAAATTAATCCTGGAACTGTTTTCGAtaaatctgtccagtctgatgaTGTATCTCCATCAGGTTCTAAATCAGAGTTTTTGAAAGGAGAGGAACAATCCAGTAGCCAGGATCCTAATTCTCAGAATAAGTTTAACTATAATTTTGAAAAGTCTATAGAGAAACCAAAGAACGATCAAGAAAAAACCTCTAAAGAAGAATGA